From the Gemmatimonadota bacterium genome, the window TGATCGCGGACGCCGTGATCCGTCTACTTCCAGGGGTCCTGGGCGAAATGGCTTCCGCGGTTACGGATTCGCACTACGAAGGACTGCTGGGCAACGCCGTGTACACGCGGCCGGAGAACTACCAGGAGTGGCGCGTGCCCGAAGTGCTGCTTTCCGGGCACCATGGGCGCATCGAACGATGGGAAAGGCAGGACGCCCTGAAGAAGACGTACCAGCACCGTCCCGAGTTGCTGGAAACCGTGGAATTGACCGGAGAGGATCTGACCTATCTGAGAACCCTTCAACAGAACGAAAACGGGTAGCACACCCGTGGCCGTTCGAAAGGACGGAAGTTTCAAACATGAACGCACTAGACACGATCACTCAGGACCAGTTACGGACCGACCTGCCGGAATTCCGTGCCGGAGACACTATTCGGATGGAGGTCAAGGTCCGCGAAGGCGACAAGGAACGCGTACAGCTCTTCCAAGGCGTTGTTATCCAACGGTCCGGCCACGGCATTGGCGAGACCGTCACGGTCCGCAAGATCTCGCAGGGGATCGGCGTTGAGCGCATCTTCCCGCTGCATTCGCCGTCGGTTGGTAAAATCCAGGTGTTGCGCAAGGGCAAGGTACGGCAATCACGAATCTACTACCTGAGGAAGCTCAAGGGCAAAGCCGCCCGGATCGCCGAGCGGCGCAACTGAGCATGGCGAAGGGCGACGCTGAGCGGGAGAGACTCCGGGCCATGGCCCGCTTTGAACGGTCCCTCCTCGGTCATGACACGCGTTCCGCGGCCGGTGTCGACGAAGCCGGGCGGGGCGCCCTGGCCGGTCCCGTGATCGCGGCCGCCGTGATGTTGCCGGATGATGCCGAGATTCCGGGCCTGGACGATTCGAAACGCCTCACGCCCGCCAGGAGGGATGTCCTCTACGAAAGGATCACGGCCATTGCCACGGCCATCGGCGTCGGCCGGTCCGACCCGGCCGCGATCGACACCGTGAACATCCGCCGGGCGAATCTTCTCGCCATGAAAGAAGCCGTGGAGGCCCTCTCGCCGCCTCCGGGCCATCTGCTCGTCGACGGGATCGACGCCATCGACTGGCGGGGCCCCCAGACCACCGTGGTGGGAGGCGACGCGCGCAGCCTCTCCATCGCGGCCGCGTCCGTCATCGCGAAGGTGACGCGGGACCGGATCATGATCGCGTGCGACCCGGACTTTCCTGAATACGGCTTCGCCCGTCACAAGGGCTACGGCACGGCGGCGCACCTGGCCGCGCTCGAGCACCATGGGCCGTCGTCCGTGCATCGCCGCTCCTTCCTGCGGAAGAGATTCGGGTTCTCCTTAGCCTGACCACCGGCCCGCTGTGTAAGTACGGCAGGTCCACCCGCGTTGATCCCGCGTTGATCCCGCGTTGATCCTGCGTTGATCACGGGCATTCATCCATGGCACCCATTCCTGGCACCCATCCCGAAGACAACATGACCGCATCGAAGCAAATCCTGGGTTCACGCGGCGAGTCCATCGCGGAAGCGTTCCTGCGCCGGAAGGGCCATGCAGTGCTGGCCAGGAATTACCGGGACCCCGTCTCCCGGTGCGAAATCGACCTCATCACCCGGGACGGCGACGAACTCGTCTTCGTGGAGGTCAAGGCCGGAACCGGACGCCGGTTCGGCGACCCGCATTCCTGGGTGGACGCGAGGAAACAGCGCCATATCGCCCGGGCCGCCCGCCGATTCCTGCAGGAACGACGCTGGCACGAGACGCCGTGCCGTTTTGACGTTATCGGAATCGATCTCTCTCGGAATCCACCCGGGGTAACGCACCTGGAACACGCATTCTGGAGCGCTGTCTGATGTGTTGCGACCATCTTGCGGCTAATCTGAGGCGGTGGTCCTCCCCCTGCGGGCGACCGGGCCTTAAAATACCGAGCGGACAGTTATGCCGAGTCTACGCAAATCGCTGAAAATCCTCGTCGCGGCCGGTTTCCTGCTATGGATCGCCGATGGATACCTGCTCATGCGGTCCGAGTCTCCCCGCTCTGCGCCGGATCCGGCGGCCGGCACCGCGACCACGACCGGACCGGGTGCCACGACCGGACCGGGCGGCGGCGCGCGCTATTCCGGCGTCATACACATCCATTCAACTTACTCCGACGGCGGGGGCACCGTCGCGGATATCGTCAGGGCGGGGCAGAACGCGGGACCGGATTTCCTCGTCCTGACCGACCACGACACCATGCAACCCCTGTTCGACGGCCACCAGGGATACCATGACGGACTACTGCTGCTCGTTGGCGAGGAAGTCAACACCAGCGCGGGCCATCTGCTTTCCCTCGGTGTGGGCAGGGATGTGAGTCAGGACGGCCCCTTGGGGCTCCCGGCACTCGTCGAAGAGATCTCTGAATCGGGTGGCGTGTCCATCGCGGCGCACCCCACGGGCCGCCGCCCCTGGACGGACTGGACCCTGGAAGAGATGGACGGCCTGGAAGTGCTCAACGGGAACAGCGAATGGCGCGACGACGGCGTGCTGGAACTGGTGCGGGCCCTCGTTTTCCTTCCGTTCATGCCCGACGAGGTCTTCAACAGCCTCGTCGACCGTCCCGATGAGGCCATCCGCCTCTGGATGCATCGCGTGCAGCGCCAGCCCGTTACCGTGATCGGCAGCCTGGACGCCCACGAGCGCATAAAGCTCTGGGGTGAACGCCACCTGTCCTTCCCCACCTACGAACGCATGTTCGGATTGATCCGGACCTACGTGATCACCGGTACGGAACTGACCGGCGACGCCGAGGTCGACGAGGAGATCCTGCTAAATGCGATCCACCGCGGCAGTTGCTACGTGGTGCTGGAAGGGTACGAGCCGGCCCCCGGTTTTTCCTTCGAGCTTACCATGGGGCCGGAGACTGAGTCCATGGGGTCCAGTGTCGAGTACCAGGACGGCGGACGGTTGCACGTGACCGCGCCGTCATCGGGCCCGGTGCGCATACGGTTGTACCGGGACGAGGTCCCCCTGATCGAGACCGAAGGACATGAGCTGTTCGTGGAGGTCCCCGGCCCGGGGGTCTATCACACCGAGGTTTACCAGCTGCGCGGCACCCTGTTGCGCGGCGAGCGTCAGCGGCTCTGGATCATCTCGAACGCCATCCGGGTGGAATAGGCTGCGGCGTTTCGTCCCGCGGCGTTCCGACCCGCGGCGTTCCGACCCGCGGCCGGGCTCACGCTTCCCGGCCCTTCTACCGTACCACCGCCACTTTCCAGTCCAATTCCCGCCCGGGATACATGGGCGTGACGTCGCCGTACCGCTCGGGGATGACCGCCCCGGTCTTCTCGAACACCACGGTTTTTGCCGGCGGCTCGACACCGTAGATCCGCTTCGCGTTGTCCGAGACGAAGGCCTGCAGCCGGTCCAGTGCGCCGTGTTCTTCGAAGAGCCCGACGAGCATCTGCAGGGCGATAGGCGCGGTGAATACACCCGCCGCGCAACCGGCGCACTCCTTTTGGTCGACCGGGTGGGGCGCAGAGTCGCTGCCGAAGACGAGCCCGGGGTGGGCTTCGAGGGCCAGCGCGAGAAGCGCGTCCCGATCTTCCGGACGCTTGGCGATGGGCTTGCAGAAGAGGTGGGGATTGAGCAGGCCGCCCGCCACGTCGTCCAGGGTGATCAGCAGGTGTTGCAGCGTAACGGTGGCGGACAGGTTCTCGTGGCGGTCCAGCAGCGCGGCGGCCTCCCGGGTCGTGATGTGTTCCATGACGATGTGCAGCCGGGGATAGCGCGTGGCCAGGTCTTCGTAGACAGGGAGGAACGCGCGCTCCCGGTCCATGACGAAGTCAGTCGATTCACCGTGCACCATCAGCCGGATGCCCAGGTCCTGCATCAGGGCCAGGGTATCCTCCACGTCGCCAAGGTCGCCGACGCCCTGTTCGCTGTGGGTGGTGACGCCCTCAGGGTACAACTTGACGCCGATGATACGGTCCTTCATCGAAGCCAGTTCGCTTTCGGTGTAGGGCCGCATGAACAGGGTCATGTAGGGTTCGAAGGCGTGGCGTTCCACGACCTCCCTGACTTCCCGTTCGTATCTGTCCAGCCGGTCGAGGTTGTCCACGGGGGGCACCAGGTTGGGCATGATGACGCCCCCGGCGAAGGTCTCCGCGCTCAACGGCGCCACGCGCCTGAGCATGGCGCCTTCGCGGAAGTGGATGTGCATGTCCAGGGGGGAATAGAGGGTGAAGGTGGTGTTTGACATGGGATGTGCGGGGATTCCGGTGTAAAGCCTTCCGTTATCAGGGACCTGGGTCGTGCATCAGGGACGAGGGTCGTTCATCAAGGACCGGGGTCGTTCATCAAGGACCGGGGTCGTTCATCAAGGACTGGGGTCGTAGAAGGGCAGGTCCGCGATTTCGGCGCGGACCGGGACGCCGGCCACCTCGACTTCCAACGGTCCGCCTGGTCCGCCCGCCGCCATGGATCTCCGCCGGACGAATCCCAGCGCGATGATCCCGTCGACCGCCCGTCCGTGGACCGCCGTGGTGATCCACCCGGCGTCCTTCCCGTCCTTACGGATCACGGCATTCCGTCCGGGAAGCCTTTTCCCTTCGATGACCAGTCCCGACAGCAGGCGATTGGGACGGCCCCGGTGCTCCATCATCACGACGGGTTCCTGCCCGATGTAGCAACCCTTGGTGAAACTGACGGCCCGGTCCTTCACCGCCTCGTTGGGAATGATCCGGTCGTCCAGTTCCGCCGTGCAGCGGGGGATGCCCGCTTCCACGCGCAGGACCTCCAGGGTCTCGTATCCGATGGGCACGCAACTGACGCCGTCTCCCTCGCCGGCGAGTAACGCCTTCCAGACATCGTCCGCACTTTCGGCTGGGACGTAGATATCGTAGTCTCGTTCGCCTGTGCGATGCGTCCGCGCCACGGTCGTGGGCACGCCGTTCCATTCGATTTCCACGTGTCCGCCGGGCGGCAGCGGCGGCAGGGAACCGGCGAGGCCCTGGACGCAGTCGTCCGCCCGCCTGCCGGACACGCCGATCAGACCGTACCGCTCGGTGACGTCCGTGATCTCGACGTCGTCCATGAGGGCGTACCGGTCGAGGGTATCCCGGAGCAAGTCCGCCATCCCCGGTTCCACGTCGATGAGCAGGTCTTCCCCGCGGACGTGGACCGTCATGTCCGAGATGATCTTCCCCTGGGGCGTCAACATGCAGGCATAGACGCTCTCTCCTGCACCGAGTTGCTCCACGTCGTTGGTCACCACACGGTGCAGGAAGCGCTGCCGGTCCGCGCCGGTCATGTGCAGCTTGCCGCGGCCGGAGAGATCGCTCAGGCCGGCGGCGGTCCGGACCGCGCGGTATTCGGCGGCGGCGTCCCCGTAGTGCAGCACGGCCGGCCGGCCCTGGAAGTCGCCGGCGACCGCGCCGAGATCGTCGTGGCTTATGGCCGTTTCATGCATCGATGGCACCGGGTGTCGGATCGGGGTTTTCGAAGCAGGGCGAAACAACGTTAAAACGCTATGTATCAATGCGCGGGGGCCCGGTTCCTGTCAATCTATATTTTAGGTGCGGCGGGGGCCTTTTGGGTTGACACCGCACGGGGTTTTCGTTATGGTGAACGCGTTGTTTTCGGCGTGCCGGAAGCGCCGTGCTGCCTGTCATCTCCCCACTGTACAAACCGGAAAGGAACGCGGTGGCCGCTGTTTCGCTGGAACAACTCGTCTCGCTCTGCAAGCGCCGCGGAATCATCTACCCGGGCTCGGAAATCTACGGCGGCCTGCAGGGCCTGTACGATTACGGCCCGGTGGGCGTCGAGCTGAAGAACAACATCGTGGACTCCTGGTGGCGGCGCAACGTCTATGAGCGGGATGACATGGAGGGGCTCGACAGCGCCATCCTGATGAATCCGCTGACCTGGAAGTATTCGGGTCACGAGGAGACCTTCGTCGACCCCCTGGTGGACTGCCGCAAGTGCCAGGGACGGTGGCGCGCCGACCAGGTAAAGGGTGTGTGTCCCGCCTGCGGATCCACGGACCTGACCGAGCCGCGGCCCTTCAACCTGATGTTCAAGACCCAGGTGGGGCCGGTATCGGAAGAAGGGGCTTATGCCTTCCTGCGTCCCGAAACGGCCCAGGGCATCTTCGTCAATTTCAACAATGTATTGACCACCACGGCGCGCAAGCTGCCCTTCGGCATCGCCCAGGTGGGCAAGGGGTTCCGCAACGAGATCAATCCCCGCAACTTCCTGTTCCGCGTCCGCGAGTTCGACATGCTGGAGATCGAGTTCTTCGTCCATCCGGGTACCGAGGACGAATGGCAGGACCGTTGGCTGGAGGACCGTCTCGCCTGGTGGGAACACATCGGCGTCAGCCGGGACAACATCCAGATCCTTGACGTGCCGCGGGAGGATCTCGCCCATTACTCGAAGAAAACCTACGACCTGATGTACAGGTATCCCACCCTCGGCTTTGAGGAACTGGAGGGCATCGCGAGCCGGACGGACTTCGACCTGGGCGCCCACACGCGGTACCAGGAACAGTACGACCTCACGGCGCAGGTACCGGAAAACTCTTCCAGCACGACCCGGCTTTCCTATTTCGATCCGCAGGCGAATCGCCACGTAATCCCCTTCGTGGTCGAGCCGTCGGCGGGTGTCGGCCGCTGCCTGCTGGCCGTACTCAGCGAAGCCTACGATGAATCCATGGTGAAAGCACCGCCGGAAGACAAGCTTTCGGCCGTCAAGGACGGGCTGGACGCCTTCAACGCGTCGGTCGCGAAAAACAGCAAGATGCCGGACGAAACGCGGGAATCCCTGCTGGTCTTCGGGGAGGCGATCGCCGGCGAGCTGCCCGAAAGCATGCCGCGCATCGACGCGCTCCTGGCCATGACGGGCGCGGACCGGATCAAGGAGGGCAAGACGCTGCGGAACCTGTCGCAGAAGGTCATCGGCGACCACTACCGGACGGTATTGCGGCTCAGGCCCCACCTGGCCCCGGTCAAGGTGGCGGTCTTCCCGCTGAAGCGGACCGACGACCGGCTCGCAGAAACGGCCCGGGATATCCGCAGGTCGCTGCAGTCCGGGGGCAGGATACGCACGGTGTACGACGACACGGGCGCCATCGGCAAGCTCTATAGGCGCCAGGACGAAATCGGCACGCCGCTCTGTGTGACGGTCGACTTCCAGACCTTAGATGACCAGGCGGTGACGGTCCGCGACCGGGATACCATGGCGCAGGACCGGGTGGCCATCAGTGAGCTGAAAGATTACGTGGAAGAAAAACTGGCATCCTGAACTGGGCCGCCCCGGCGAGATTGGGCCGCCCCGGCGGCGAACGTGACCGCCCCGGCGGCGCGAGAGACGAGAAAGGAGCAATACATGGCACGCAACGTTAACGTAGGCCTGGTAGGTTATTCGTTCATGGGCAAGGCACACAGCCACGCCTTCAAGGACATGTCCTTCTTCTTCCCGGACGCGGCCGGAATGCCGGTCATGAAAGCCATTTGCGGGCGCAACGAGGAGAACGTGAAAGGCGCGGCCGCGGAGTTCGGGTGGGAAGGCTACGAGACCGACTGGAAGACGCTGATCGCCCGCGACGACATCGATCTCGTCGACGTTTCGACACCGGGCGACAGCCACGCGGAGATCGCCATCGCCGCCGCCGAAGCGGGTAAGCACGTCTTCTGCGAAAAACCGCTGGCCAACAGCCTGGCGGAAGCCCGCGCCATGGCCGAAGCCGTGAACCGGGCGGGCGTGAAGAGCATGGTGGCCTACAACTACCGCCGGGTGCCCGCCGTCGCGCTGGCGAAGCGGCTCATCGAAGAAGGCCGCATCGGCCAGGTGTATCACTGGCGCGCCGTCTACCTGCAGGACTGGATCATGGACCCCGACTTCCCCCTGGTGTGGCGGCTTCAGAAGGAGAAGGCCGGCTCGGGTCCCCACGGCGACCTGAACGCCCACATCATCGACCTCGCCCGGTATCTCATCGGAGAGATCACCGAGGTGACCGGCATGCAGGAGACCTTCATCAAGGAGCGTCCCATCGTGGAGGAGATCGATTCGGCCCTGGGCGCGAGCGCCGGCGGTTCCACGCGGACGGGACCGGTGACCGTGGACGACACGACCCTGGCGCTGGCCCGGTTCGAGAACGGCGCCGTGGGCTCCTTCGAAGCCACGCGCTTCGCCGGCGGGAGGAGAAACGGAAACCGATTCGAGATCAACGGCAGCAAGGGTTCCATCGCCTTCAACCTGGAGAAGATGAACGAGCTCCAGTACTACAACCGGGAAGACGAGGACCACGTGCAGGGCTTCCGCGAGATCATCGTGACCGAAGGCGCCCACCCCTACATGGACCGGTGGTGGCCGCCCGGGCACATCATCGGCTGGGAGCACACCTTCATCCATGAGGTGTACGATCTCATGCAGGCCATCGCCGGCGCCGACGACAACCTCCATCCGGATTTCGATGAAGGGGTCCGGGACCAGGCCGTGCTGGAAGCCGTTACGCTGTCGGCTGAGAACGGCAGCTGGGTCCGGATCGCCGACCTGTAGGCCTGCGGCCTGTGAACGCGATACCGGCGTGGGGCGCCCGCCATCAACCGGCGGCCTCCGCGCCGTACACGCCGACTATGAAACTGAAAGGAGCAGTCAATCATGTCTCGTCCCGTAACGCTATTTACCGGCCAGTGGGCGGACCTCACCCTGGACACGCTCGCCGGGAAGGCGGCGAGCTGGGGGTTCGACGGTCTGGAACTGGCCTGCTGGGGTGACCATTTCGACGTGAAACAGGGCGCCGAAAGCAAGGCGTACTGCGAGGACCGCCGGGCGCTGCTGGACAAGCACGGCCTGCAGGTGTTTTCCATCAGCAACCATCTCGCCGGTCAGGCGGTCTGCGACCTGATCGATGCCCGCCACGAGGCGATCCTGCCGCCCCATGTCTGGGGGGACGGGGACCCGGAAGGCGTGCGCCAGCGCGCGGCCGAGGAGATGAAGCAGACCGCCCGGGCCGCAGCGAACATGGGCCTCGATGTAGCCAACGGCTTCACCGGCTCGTCGATCTGGCACCTGCTCTACTCCTTCCCGCCCGTGGACCCATCGTCCATCGATGTGGGATACGAAGACTTCTCGGCGCGCTGGAATCCGATCCTGGACGTGTTCGACGAGGTGGGCGTGAAGTTCGGCCTGGAGGTGCATCCCACGGAGATCGCCTTCGACATCTCTTCGGCACAGCGGGCGCTGGACGCACTGGATAGTCGCGAGGCCTTCGGATTCAACTACGACCCCAGCCACTTCGGCTACCAGGGGGTGGACTACGTCGAGTTCATCCGGACCTTCAGTGACCGAATCTACCACGTGCACATGAAGGACGTCTGGTGGTCGGAACGCCCGACCCGGGCCGGCGTCTTCGGCGGACACGTGAACTTCGGCCATTCCGACCGGTACTGGGATTTCCGGTCCCTCGGCCGCGGCAGCATAGATTTCGAGGAGATCGTCCGCGCGCTGAACGAGATCGGGTACCAGGGTCCCCTCTCCATCGAGTGGGAGGACAGCGGCATGGACCGCGAGCACGGCGCCGAGGAAGCCTGCGCCTTCACGAAGGGCGTCGACTTCCCGCCGTCCGACGTGGCCTTCGATGCCGCCTTCGCCGAAGAATGACCAATCGGCCCGCGGCTGCAGCACCGGCCTCGTGGCCGGCGGGGGTTCCGAGGCGTAGCTACAGGCGCTTCATGTCGTAGCGTTCCGCGGCGACCGGGAGGGCACGATGGGAGGACGGATTTACGTCTTGATCTGCGCCGCCGCGCTTGTCGCAGCGGCCTGCGGGTCACCGGGTGACGGGCCCGGCGACGGGACGCAGACCTCGCGTGTCAATTCGGTGGGGCGGGTACTGCCGGCAGACGCCGCTCCGCTCAGCGAGCAGTACATCCGGCTGAGCATGCTGGAACCGTCCACCCTGGACGTGGGCATCTCCCTCTTCGACGCCCAGTTCAACGCCTTCCTCTTCGAATCCCTGCTGGTCTTCGACGAAGACATGGAGATCAGGGGCGCGGCCGCCGAGTCCTGGTCCGTGGCGGACGACCACGTGACCTGGACTTTCACGATCCGCGCAGGCGCGAAGTGGAGCGACGGCCGGCCGGTGACCGCCCACGATTTCGAATGGTCCTTCCGCCGCTTGCTCGATCCCGCGCACGCCAATATCTTCGCCTACTTCTACTACCCGATCAAGGGCGCCCGGGCTTACAACACGGGACAGTCGAGCGACCCGCAGGCCGTCGGCGTCCGGGCCGTGGACGACCGCACGCTGGTGATCGAGACCGAAGAACCGTGCTCGCACTTTCCCTACATCCTCACCTTTTTTACTTCCGTGCCGGCGCCCCGGTGGCAGGTGGAGAAATACGGGATAAGGTGGT encodes:
- a CDS encoding 50S ribosomal protein L19, yielding MNALDTITQDQLRTDLPEFRAGDTIRMEVKVREGDKERVQLFQGVVIQRSGHGIGETVTVRKISQGIGVERIFPLHSPSVGKIQVLRKGKVRQSRIYYLRKLKGKAARIAERRN
- a CDS encoding ribonuclease HII, encoding MAKGDAERERLRAMARFERSLLGHDTRSAAGVDEAGRGALAGPVIAAAVMLPDDAEIPGLDDSKRLTPARRDVLYERITAIATAIGVGRSDPAAIDTVNIRRANLLAMKEAVEALSPPPGHLLVDGIDAIDWRGPQTTVVGGDARSLSIAAASVIAKVTRDRIMIACDPDFPEYGFARHKGYGTAAHLAALEHHGPSSVHRRSFLRKRFGFSLA
- a CDS encoding YraN family protein, which gives rise to MAPIPGTHPEDNMTASKQILGSRGESIAEAFLRRKGHAVLARNYRDPVSRCEIDLITRDGDELVFVEVKAGTGRRFGDPHSWVDARKQRHIARAARRFLQERRWHETPCRFDVIGIDLSRNPPGVTHLEHAFWSAV
- the pyrC gene encoding dihydroorotase: MSNTTFTLYSPLDMHIHFREGAMLRRVAPLSAETFAGGVIMPNLVPPVDNLDRLDRYEREVREVVERHAFEPYMTLFMRPYTESELASMKDRIIGVKLYPEGVTTHSEQGVGDLGDVEDTLALMQDLGIRLMVHGESTDFVMDRERAFLPVYEDLATRYPRLHIVMEHITTREAAALLDRHENLSATVTLQHLLITLDDVAGGLLNPHLFCKPIAKRPEDRDALLALALEAHPGLVFGSDSAPHPVDQKECAGCAAGVFTAPIALQMLVGLFEEHGALDRLQAFVSDNAKRIYGVEPPAKTVVFEKTGAVIPERYGDVTPMYPGRELDWKVAVVR
- a CDS encoding aminomethyl transferase family protein, whose protein sequence is MHETAISHDDLGAVAGDFQGRPAVLHYGDAAAEYRAVRTAAGLSDLSGRGKLHMTGADRQRFLHRVVTNDVEQLGAGESVYACMLTPQGKIISDMTVHVRGEDLLIDVEPGMADLLRDTLDRYALMDDVEITDVTERYGLIGVSGRRADDCVQGLAGSLPPLPPGGHVEIEWNGVPTTVARTHRTGERDYDIYVPAESADDVWKALLAGEGDGVSCVPIGYETLEVLRVEAGIPRCTAELDDRIIPNEAVKDRAVSFTKGCYIGQEPVVMMEHRGRPNRLLSGLVIEGKRLPGRNAVIRKDGKDAGWITTAVHGRAVDGIIALGFVRRRSMAAGGPGGPLEVEVAGVPVRAEIADLPFYDPSP
- a CDS encoding glycine--tRNA ligase (Catalyzes a two-step reaction, first charging a glycine molecule by linking its carboxyl group to the alpha-phosphate of ATP, followed by transfer of the aminoacyl-adenylate to its tRNA) — protein: MAAVSLEQLVSLCKRRGIIYPGSEIYGGLQGLYDYGPVGVELKNNIVDSWWRRNVYERDDMEGLDSAILMNPLTWKYSGHEETFVDPLVDCRKCQGRWRADQVKGVCPACGSTDLTEPRPFNLMFKTQVGPVSEEGAYAFLRPETAQGIFVNFNNVLTTTARKLPFGIAQVGKGFRNEINPRNFLFRVREFDMLEIEFFVHPGTEDEWQDRWLEDRLAWWEHIGVSRDNIQILDVPREDLAHYSKKTYDLMYRYPTLGFEELEGIASRTDFDLGAHTRYQEQYDLTAQVPENSSSTTRLSYFDPQANRHVIPFVVEPSAGVGRCLLAVLSEAYDESMVKAPPEDKLSAVKDGLDAFNASVAKNSKMPDETRESLLVFGEAIAGELPESMPRIDALLAMTGADRIKEGKTLRNLSQKVIGDHYRTVLRLRPHLAPVKVAVFPLKRTDDRLAETARDIRRSLQSGGRIRTVYDDTGAIGKLYRRQDEIGTPLCVTVDFQTLDDQAVTVRDRDTMAQDRVAISELKDYVEEKLAS
- a CDS encoding Gfo/Idh/MocA family oxidoreductase — protein: MARNVNVGLVGYSFMGKAHSHAFKDMSFFFPDAAGMPVMKAICGRNEENVKGAAAEFGWEGYETDWKTLIARDDIDLVDVSTPGDSHAEIAIAAAEAGKHVFCEKPLANSLAEARAMAEAVNRAGVKSMVAYNYRRVPAVALAKRLIEEGRIGQVYHWRAVYLQDWIMDPDFPLVWRLQKEKAGSGPHGDLNAHIIDLARYLIGEITEVTGMQETFIKERPIVEEIDSALGASAGGSTRTGPVTVDDTTLALARFENGAVGSFEATRFAGGRRNGNRFEINGSKGSIAFNLEKMNELQYYNREDEDHVQGFREIIVTEGAHPYMDRWWPPGHIIGWEHTFIHEVYDLMQAIAGADDNLHPDFDEGVRDQAVLEAVTLSAENGSWVRIADL
- a CDS encoding sugar phosphate isomerase/epimerase; translation: MSRPVTLFTGQWADLTLDTLAGKAASWGFDGLELACWGDHFDVKQGAESKAYCEDRRALLDKHGLQVFSISNHLAGQAVCDLIDARHEAILPPHVWGDGDPEGVRQRAAEEMKQTARAAANMGLDVANGFTGSSIWHLLYSFPPVDPSSIDVGYEDFSARWNPILDVFDEVGVKFGLEVHPTEIAFDISSAQRALDALDSREAFGFNYDPSHFGYQGVDYVEFIRTFSDRIYHVHMKDVWWSERPTRAGVFGGHVNFGHSDRYWDFRSLGRGSIDFEEIVRALNEIGYQGPLSIEWEDSGMDREHGAEEACAFTKGVDFPPSDVAFDAAFAEE